The proteins below are encoded in one region of Rhodoflexus caldus:
- a CDS encoding nucleotidyltransferase family protein: protein MMITREAIIAKIQSEKEAISRCGIQSVGLFGSYARGEQTENSDIDLLIDFAPNKENFDSFMSFYDLAENLFSGYKVDVVTKNGLSPYIGPKILSEAIYV, encoded by the coding sequence ATGATGATTACCCGCGAAGCAATTATCGCCAAAATTCAATCTGAAAAAGAAGCTATTTCCCGATGCGGCATCCAATCCGTCGGCCTGTTCGGCTCTTACGCAAGAGGCGAACAAACCGAAAACAGCGATATAGACCTATTGATTGATTTTGCACCTAATAAGGAAAATTTTGACAGCTTCATGAGTTTTTATGACTTGGCGGAAAATTTATTCAGTGGCTATAAAGTGGACGTGGTTACCAAAAACGGACTTAGCCCGTACATAGGGCCGAAAATTTTAAGCGAGGCAATATATGTCTAA
- a CDS encoding PKD domain-containing protein yields MGSTVFNRLVAVITVLLLIVSCTREGAPFADFSVEPNPATVGRAVTFVNRTINATEFEWYVQGNLVSNEQEPRYIFTSGGTQVVTLVAKNPKGTSGGSIRVEVRDPRDSLVGTYRGTVTVILPDGQRGSGNSTCVIQKSTLNPLALDISLTGINDAPPRNAIVVDNNNFNIENDIAGARMRGTGVRNGRQIRLDYTVRNNANQLLATYNFIGTR; encoded by the coding sequence ATGGGTTCGACAGTTTTCAATCGTTTAGTAGCAGTTATTACGGTACTGCTGCTGATAGTATCTTGTACGCGGGAGGGAGCACCATTCGCTGATTTTTCCGTTGAGCCGAATCCTGCTACTGTGGGAAGGGCTGTAACATTTGTCAATCGCACGATTAATGCTACCGAATTTGAGTGGTATGTACAGGGTAATTTGGTTTCCAATGAGCAAGAACCTCGCTATATTTTCACATCAGGCGGCACACAGGTAGTTACGTTGGTAGCTAAAAACCCCAAAGGAACATCTGGCGGTTCCATTCGCGTGGAAGTGCGCGACCCTCGCGATTCGTTGGTGGGAACTTATCGTGGTACGGTAACTGTTATTTTGCCTGACGGGCAGCGCGGTTCGGGTAATAGTACTTGCGTGATTCAGAAGTCCACCCTCAATCCTCTTGCATTGGATATTAGTCTGACCGGCATTAATGATGCACCGCCGCGCAATGCCATTGTAGTTGATAACAATAATTTCAATATTGAAAACGATATTGCGGGTGCGCGTATGCGCGGTACCGGTGTGCGCAATGGTCGTCAGATACGATTAGACTATACAGTCCGTAATAATGCCAACCAATTGCTGGCAACTTACAACTTTATAGGTACGAGGTAA
- a CDS encoding ABC-F family ATP-binding cassette domain-containing protein, with translation MNIISADNIGKTFDGERWLFRNLTFGLSQGEKVALVGVNGSGKTTLMNMLAGLIPPDEGTVSVRKDVRMGYLTQNPVFDERATVWQAVFQSEHPALAAVQAYERAMRKGDEAALQKALEGMETPGAWELEYKMKEILGKLGLHDTQQPVAQLSGGQRKRLALAQLLMSDAELMILDEPTNHLDLDTIEWLEGVLATANRTILLVTHDRYFLDRVANVVLELDGGKVYRYAGNYGYFLEKKEERMQTEAAAVDKARNLMRTELEWIRRQPKARTTKAKFRVDAFEDLKERAAGKAPEKKLEINAGMARQGKKIIEVEHLYKAFGDKIILKDFSYTFRRSDKIGIVGENGVGKTTFLKLLTGELPPDRGTVDMGQNTVIGYYTQQELIAPPDLRIIDSVKAVAEVITTGTGETITASQLLNLFRFPPSVQYTPVSRLSGGEKRRLQLLHVLMKNPNFLILDEPTNDLDILTLNILEDFLANFGGCLLIVSHDRYFLDRLVEHLFVFEGNGTVRDFPGNYTDYRNHLAEEQAARAALQEKTAKATPTAATTVKAAGEKRRLSFKEKQEYERLEGEIAALEQEKTDIENLLSTGNGTAEDFARWGKRLQELTPLIDEKTMRWLELAEMA, from the coding sequence ATGAACATCATTTCGGCTGATAATATCGGCAAAACTTTTGACGGCGAGCGCTGGCTGTTCCGCAACCTGACCTTCGGGCTTTCGCAAGGCGAAAAAGTAGCCTTGGTAGGCGTTAACGGTTCGGGCAAAACTACTTTGATGAACATGCTGGCAGGCTTGATTCCGCCCGATGAAGGTACGGTATCAGTCCGAAAAGATGTGCGCATGGGCTACCTGACGCAAAACCCCGTTTTTGATGAGCGGGCAACCGTTTGGCAAGCCGTTTTTCAGTCCGAACATCCCGCGCTGGCTGCCGTGCAGGCATACGAACGCGCCATGCGCAAAGGCGACGAGGCAGCGCTGCAAAAAGCATTAGAAGGCATGGAAACGCCCGGCGCGTGGGAGTTGGAGTATAAAATGAAAGAGATTTTGGGCAAATTGGGCTTGCACGACACCCAGCAGCCCGTTGCACAACTTTCAGGCGGGCAGCGCAAACGCTTGGCACTGGCGCAACTGCTCATGTCCGATGCCGAACTGATGATATTGGACGAGCCGACCAACCACTTGGACTTAGATACGATTGAGTGGTTAGAAGGCGTGCTGGCAACCGCTAACCGCACCATTTTGCTCGTTACGCACGACCGCTATTTCTTAGACCGCGTCGCCAATGTGGTACTGGAATTGGACGGCGGAAAAGTTTATCGTTATGCGGGCAATTACGGCTACTTTTTGGAGAAAAAAGAGGAGCGGATGCAAACAGAAGCCGCAGCGGTGGACAAAGCCCGCAACCTGATGCGCACCGAATTGGAATGGATTCGCCGACAGCCCAAAGCCCGCACCACCAAAGCCAAATTCCGCGTAGATGCTTTTGAAGACCTTAAAGAACGCGCCGCGGGAAAAGCCCCCGAAAAAAAGTTAGAAATCAACGCGGGAATGGCACGTCAGGGCAAAAAAATCATTGAAGTTGAACATCTATACAAAGCCTTTGGCGATAAAATCATCCTCAAAGATTTCAGCTATACCTTTCGGCGCAGCGACAAAATAGGCATCGTCGGGGAAAACGGCGTAGGCAAAACCACTTTCCTCAAACTGCTGACAGGCGAACTGCCCCCCGACCGCGGAACGGTGGACATGGGGCAAAATACCGTCATCGGTTACTACACGCAACAGGAACTCATCGCCCCGCCCGATTTGCGCATCATTGATTCGGTAAAAGCCGTTGCCGAAGTTATCACCACGGGCACGGGTGAAACCATCACCGCATCGCAATTGCTCAACCTGTTTCGCTTTCCGCCTTCGGTGCAATACACGCCCGTTTCGCGGTTGAGCGGCGGAGAAAAGCGCCGCCTGCAACTGCTGCACGTGCTGATGAAAAACCCCAACTTCCTGATTCTGGACGAGCCGACCAACGATTTGGACATCCTCACGCTCAACATTTTGGAAGATTTTCTGGCCAATTTCGGAGGTTGCCTGCTCATCGTTTCCCACGACCGCTATTTCTTAGACCGATTGGTTGAACACCTGTTCGTATTTGAAGGCAACGGCACGGTACGCGACTTCCCGGGCAACTACACCGACTACCGCAACCACTTAGCCGAAGAACAGGCAGCCCGCGCCGCTTTGCAGGAAAAAACCGCCAAAGCAACCCCGACAGCGGCTACCACCGTCAAAGCCGCAGGCGAAAAACGCCGCCTGAGTTTCAAGGAAAAGCAAGAATATGAGCGTTTGGAAGGTGAAATTGCAGCCTTAGAGCAAGAAAAAACCGACATTGAAAATCTGCTTAGCACGGGCAACGGTACAGCCGAAGACTTTGCCCGCTGGGGCAAGCGGTTGCAGGAACTCACCCCGCTGATAGACGAAAAAACCATGCGCTGGTTAGAATTGGCCGAGATGGCCTGA
- a CDS encoding MFS transporter, whose product MTGTRSQPLPAFNSLPILGAISLVHLLNDSIQAVIPAMFPILQTELNLSYSQLGLIAFANNIIASFLQPLIGSYTDRRPMPYLLPFGMICSMLGMLWMGVASDIVQLVLAVMLLGVGSSVFHPEGSRLVVLASGERRGMGQSLFQVLGQAGQALAPIWTIVIFAPLGQKGSWLFVIVGIIATAMLFYLAGWYKANLRESDFVRPVALKKLHAKRQGLIYYVFALIAIITFARSCYMVGVVGFYTFFQTKVLMNSLAEAQSYIFIFLVSLALGTLHGGTLADRMGLRAVLWLSVSVSGLTAVLLPFTEGWMAYLVLFISGYAAMAGFPVSLIYCLELLPERIGLISGMMFGLAFGIGAVAAIGLGAIGDWLGIKNMMIICCSLPLLGLLAFLLPMERSRRHR is encoded by the coding sequence GTGACAGGAACCCGCTCGCAACCTTTACCTGCTTTCAATTCCCTGCCTATTTTGGGAGCTATCAGTTTGGTACATCTGCTGAATGATTCTATTCAAGCAGTGATACCGGCGATGTTTCCTATCTTACAAACAGAATTGAACCTGAGTTACAGCCAGTTGGGTTTAATAGCTTTTGCCAACAATATAATAGCCTCCTTTTTACAGCCGCTTATCGGCTCTTATACCGACAGGCGCCCTATGCCTTACCTGCTTCCTTTCGGCATGATTTGCAGCATGTTGGGGATGCTTTGGATGGGAGTTGCATCGGATATCGTACAGTTGGTATTGGCTGTGATGCTGCTGGGTGTTGGCTCGTCTGTATTCCATCCGGAAGGTTCGCGTTTAGTTGTACTGGCTTCGGGCGAACGCCGCGGCATGGGACAATCCTTGTTTCAGGTATTGGGGCAGGCGGGGCAGGCATTGGCACCCATTTGGACAATCGTCATTTTTGCACCGTTGGGGCAGAAAGGCTCATGGCTTTTCGTAATTGTGGGGATTATTGCCACTGCCATGCTTTTCTATCTGGCAGGCTGGTACAAAGCTAATTTGAGAGAAAGCGACTTTGTCCGTCCCGTAGCCCTCAAAAAATTACATGCCAAACGGCAGGGATTGATTTACTATGTTTTTGCCCTAATTGCGATTATTACGTTTGCCCGCAGTTGTTACATGGTTGGGGTGGTAGGGTTCTACACCTTTTTTCAGACCAAAGTGCTGATGAACTCGCTGGCAGAGGCACAGTCCTACATCTTCATTTTTTTGGTGTCTTTGGCGCTGGGTACATTGCACGGCGGCACATTGGCAGACCGTATGGGACTTCGGGCAGTGTTGTGGCTGTCGGTATCGGTCAGCGGCCTGACGGCAGTTTTACTGCCCTTCACCGAGGGCTGGATGGCTTATCTGGTGTTGTTTATTTCCGGCTATGCGGCAATGGCCGGATTCCCTGTATCGTTGATTTACTGCCTCGAACTGTTGCCGGAGCGCATAGGTCTTATTTCAGGAATGATGTTTGGGCTGGCATTCGGTATTGGTGCGGTGGCAGCCATCGGGCTCGGTGCTATCGGCGATTGGCTGGGCATAAAAAACATGATGATTATTTGTTGTTCTCTTCCTTTGTTGGGGCTGCTTGCTTTTCTCCTCCCGATGGAACGCAGTCGCAGGCATCGGTGA
- a CDS encoding MarR family winged helix-turn-helix transcriptional regulator gives MRIEEELQQSKFDSEHHKAVLNILFTAGWINAIDLSVLKPFGISPQQFNVLRILRGQHPSTVRLCDITPRMLDRMSNTARLVEKLRLKGFVSREQNQQNRREVDITITAEGLALLKAIDAKMAEWYSHFTKISEAEAAQLNILLDKLRGD, from the coding sequence GTGCGAATAGAAGAAGAATTACAGCAAAGCAAATTTGACAGTGAGCATCACAAGGCGGTGCTGAATATCTTATTTACGGCAGGTTGGATTAATGCAATTGACTTGTCGGTATTAAAACCTTTTGGCATTTCTCCGCAACAGTTTAACGTGCTGCGCATTCTGCGCGGTCAGCATCCTTCCACAGTGCGCTTGTGCGATATTACGCCGCGTATGTTGGACAGAATGTCTAATACAGCGCGATTGGTAGAAAAACTCCGCCTGAAAGGCTTTGTGAGCCGTGAACAAAACCAGCAAAACAGGCGCGAAGTTGATATTACCATTACCGCCGAGGGTTTGGCTTTGCTCAAAGCGATAGATGCCAAAATGGCCGAGTGGTACAGCCATTTCACCAAAATTTCTGAAGCGGAAGCTGCGCAGTTGAATATTTTACTGGACAAACTTAGAGGGGATTAA
- a CDS encoding PadR family transcriptional regulator, protein MNLENTQIQMRKGVLEFCILSIISRGEIYASDMLEELTRAKIVVVEGTLYPLLNRLRKAGLVDYKWVESAFGPPRKYYTLTNEGHKFLQALRQTWDELVASTQAIVNFQA, encoded by the coding sequence ATGAACCTTGAGAATACACAAATTCAGATGCGAAAAGGCGTGCTGGAATTCTGCATCCTGAGCATTATTTCCCGCGGGGAAATTTATGCTTCCGATATGCTGGAAGAACTCACCCGCGCCAAAATAGTGGTAGTAGAAGGAACGCTCTACCCTCTGCTAAACCGCCTGCGAAAGGCAGGGCTGGTAGATTACAAATGGGTAGAGTCTGCCTTTGGGCCGCCGCGTAAGTACTACACCCTCACTAACGAAGGGCACAAATTCCTTCAAGCGTTGCGCCAGACTTGGGATGAACTTGTTGCCTCCACGCAGGCAATTGTCAATTTTCAGGCATGA
- a CDS encoding 6-pyruvoyl trahydropterin synthase family protein: MVYICRKEHFNAAHKLYNPNWSPEKNVEVFGPCANANWHGHNFELIVTVKGKPDPETGFVMDLKALSNIIKREVVDKLDHKNLNLDVDFMQGKMTSCEILIQEIWKILAPKIKEKAPNADLHKLTLYETHQNFVEYMGE, translated from the coding sequence ATGGTGTACATCTGCCGCAAAGAGCATTTTAATGCCGCGCATAAACTATACAATCCGAACTGGTCGCCCGAAAAAAACGTGGAGGTTTTCGGCCCCTGCGCCAATGCCAACTGGCATGGGCATAACTTTGAACTTATTGTTACGGTGAAAGGCAAGCCCGACCCCGAAACGGGCTTTGTCATGGATTTGAAGGCTTTGAGCAACATCATCAAGCGTGAGGTGGTGGACAAATTAGACCATAAAAACCTCAACTTAGACGTGGACTTCATGCAGGGCAAAATGACAAGTTGCGAAATCCTGATTCAGGAAATCTGGAAAATTTTAGCCCCGAAAATCAAAGAAAAAGCCCCCAACGCCGACCTGCACAAACTCACACTCTACGAAACGCATCAGAATTTTGTAGAGTATATGGGCGAATAG
- a CDS encoding HepT-like ribonuclease domain-containing protein, translated as MSKEPIVYLKHILDECSFIRSVITPEKSQLEFLNDEILKRAVVRSLEIIGEATKNIPADFKVKWATIQWKNMAGMRDRLIYDYIGVNYNIVWDVARYKIPELHEQIKAVIQSE; from the coding sequence ATGTCTAAGGAGCCTATTGTCTATTTGAAGCATATCTTAGATGAGTGTTCATTCATCCGCTCGGTCATTACGCCCGAAAAATCGCAGTTAGAATTTCTCAACGACGAGATACTGAAACGTGCCGTTGTCCGAAGTTTGGAAATTATCGGTGAAGCAACCAAGAATATACCCGCTGATTTTAAGGTCAAATGGGCGACGATTCAATGGAAAAATATGGCAGGTATGCGCGACCGACTTATTTATGACTACATTGGAGTTAATTATAACATTGTTTGGGATGTTGCCCGATACAAAATACCGGAGTTGCATGAGCAGATAAAGGCCGTTATTCAAAGCGAATAA
- the smc gene encoding chromosome segregation protein SMC, with protein MQLSKLEIKGFKSFGDKVTINFDAGITGIVGPNGCGKSNVVDAIRWVLGEQRTKNLRSDKMENVIFNGTKNRKPQQMAEVSLTFLNTKNLLPTEYTEVTITRRYYRSGESEYLLNGVNCRLKDINNLFMDTGIGPDSYAIIELKMVDDLLNDTSGSRRELFEEAAGISKFKARKKETIKKVGDTDADLARVEDLLFEIEKNLRSLEKQAKQAERYYKAKDEYKQISLELAKKIVSRQRETLIGIQAQLNAENDQKAALTAQIAELEASIEQTQAAILQKEKLLAGRQRVLNEHVGKIRQYESEQKLKNERLRFLTDRRANLERQIGDEQHNTDVLHNRIAVLKEEQQSARRQADETDFTLDSLKADYEAEREQVQALQKQLSEATANGNTAKNEVFQLNKSLEIKHMQYNALRLELEKNYTDASQQRASLEALSDTVLDLRDQVADLERELADMQAAEVALQESIAKSTQQAEDLRLQIAAEHRKADALQNEYNLTKSLVDSMEGFPEAVRFLHTDKRFAKNTPLLSDIINAADEFKLCIENYLQPYMSHYVVENEEQALAGINLLSEAGKGRANFFVMSQLMRGNIPTPHKQEIGGAVHALSVIDFDTRFTPLIYSLLGNVYILTGNQEVLPRVLQEVTLITQNGKIIRQPFSLSGGSVGLFEGKRLGRAKNLEKLSRQLAELNDKIKKDEDRLKALYQYIEQQKADSKKAAIETAQRDLNRLQQEATAARIRQEQLQQLVSSSDLKKEDIEARMDILREEISETEPQVRMAQQQLSQAESELSHLNNELFRRNEVLNRKQTAYNEQNMRSYQLRNRLETLEKEIEYRGNDIVSLRRRMEQAQAELQKTEAEIRELATSNTLSDSELLSLYEEKESIEAAVREAEQDYFAARGSIAETEKEIRELRRRRETSDQLIAEMNNRLNEARLQTASLKERLSVEFEIDLEAVMNAPDLILSDLSEEFLREEQQKCKERIERIGAINPMAMEAYNEIKQRYDFINEQKNDLLTAKASLLQTIDEIDAIARKQFLESFEQIRANFIRVFRSLFSEEDTCDLILLDPENPLESAIDIMAKPKGKRPLTINQLSGGEKTLTATSLLFAIYLLRPAPFCIFDEVDAPLDDANIDKFNNIIRKFADNSQFIIVTHNKRTMSATDVMYGVTMLEQGVSRVVPVDLRALAE; from the coding sequence ATGCAACTGAGCAAGTTAGAAATCAAAGGTTTTAAAAGTTTCGGCGATAAAGTTACCATCAACTTTGACGCGGGCATTACGGGCATTGTCGGGCCGAACGGCTGCGGCAAGAGCAACGTAGTGGATGCCATCCGCTGGGTACTGGGCGAGCAACGCACCAAAAACCTGCGTTCCGACAAAATGGAAAACGTCATTTTCAACGGCACCAAAAACCGCAAGCCGCAACAAATGGCGGAAGTTTCGCTCACCTTCCTCAATACCAAAAACCTTTTGCCGACTGAGTACACCGAAGTTACCATCACGCGCCGCTACTACCGTTCGGGCGAGAGTGAATACTTGCTCAACGGCGTAAACTGCCGCCTGAAAGACATCAACAACCTGTTCATGGACACGGGCATCGGGCCGGACAGCTACGCCATTATTGAGTTGAAAATGGTGGACGACCTGCTCAATGACACATCGGGCAGCCGCCGCGAACTGTTTGAAGAAGCGGCGGGCATTTCCAAATTCAAGGCGCGAAAAAAGGAAACCATCAAAAAAGTAGGCGATACGGATGCCGATTTGGCGCGGGTGGAAGACCTGCTTTTTGAAATTGAAAAGAACCTGCGCAGCCTTGAAAAACAAGCCAAACAAGCCGAACGCTACTACAAAGCCAAAGACGAATACAAACAAATCAGCCTTGAGTTGGCTAAAAAAATTGTCAGTCGCCAACGCGAAACCCTCATCGGCATTCAGGCGCAACTCAATGCCGAAAACGACCAAAAAGCAGCCCTGACCGCACAAATTGCCGAATTGGAGGCTTCCATAGAACAAACACAAGCGGCAATTTTACAAAAAGAAAAACTGTTGGCAGGTCGGCAGCGAGTGCTGAACGAACACGTCGGCAAAATCAGGCAATACGAAAGCGAACAGAAGCTCAAAAACGAGCGGCTGCGATTCCTCACCGACCGCCGTGCCAATTTGGAGCGGCAAATCGGCGACGAGCAACACAATACCGACGTGCTGCACAACCGCATTGCCGTACTCAAAGAAGAACAGCAAAGCGCAAGGCGACAGGCAGACGAAACCGATTTTACACTTGATTCGCTCAAAGCCGACTACGAAGCCGAGCGCGAGCAAGTGCAGGCATTGCAAAAGCAACTGTCCGAAGCCACAGCCAACGGCAATACTGCCAAAAATGAAGTTTTTCAGCTCAATAAATCATTGGAAATCAAGCATATGCAATACAATGCACTGCGTTTGGAGTTAGAAAAAAATTACACCGATGCCAGCCAACAGCGGGCAAGTTTGGAAGCGTTGAGCGACACCGTGCTTGACCTGCGCGACCAAGTGGCGGACTTGGAGCGCGAACTTGCCGACATGCAGGCTGCCGAAGTTGCCTTGCAGGAAAGCATAGCCAAAAGCACGCAACAGGCAGAAGATTTGCGCCTGCAAATCGCTGCCGAGCACCGCAAAGCCGATGCCCTGCAAAACGAGTACAACCTCACCAAGTCGTTGGTGGACAGCATGGAGGGCTTCCCCGAAGCCGTGCGTTTCCTGCATACCGACAAGCGATTTGCCAAAAATACGCCCCTGCTTTCCGACATCATCAACGCCGCCGATGAATTCAAACTTTGCATTGAAAACTACTTGCAGCCCTACATGAGCCACTACGTGGTGGAAAACGAGGAACAGGCATTGGCAGGCATCAATTTATTGAGCGAAGCGGGCAAAGGGCGTGCAAACTTTTTTGTCATGTCGCAACTGATGCGAGGCAATATCCCCACGCCGCACAAGCAGGAAATCGGCGGGGCAGTACACGCACTTTCGGTTATTGATTTTGACACGCGCTTTACACCGTTGATTTACAGTCTATTAGGTAATGTTTACATCCTGACGGGCAATCAGGAAGTGCTGCCCCGTGTGCTGCAGGAAGTAACACTGATTACGCAAAACGGTAAAATTATCCGACAACCTTTCAGCCTTTCGGGAGGTTCGGTCGGGCTGTTTGAAGGCAAACGATTGGGGCGGGCAAAAAATTTGGAAAAACTCAGCCGCCAACTTGCCGAACTCAACGACAAAATCAAAAAAGACGAAGACCGCCTCAAAGCCCTTTACCAATACATTGAGCAGCAAAAAGCCGACAGCAAAAAAGCGGCAATAGAAACCGCTCAACGCGACCTGAACCGCCTGCAACAAGAGGCAACCGCTGCCCGCATCCGCCAAGAGCAGTTGCAACAGTTGGTTAGCAGCAGCGACCTGAAAAAAGAGGACATTGAGGCACGTATGGACATCCTGCGCGAGGAAATCAGCGAAACCGAGCCACAGGTACGCATGGCGCAACAGCAACTCAGCCAAGCCGAAAGCGAACTTTCGCACCTGAACAACGAGCTGTTCCGCCGAAACGAGGTGCTCAACCGCAAACAGACTGCCTACAACGAGCAAAACATGCGCAGTTATCAGTTGCGCAACCGCTTAGAAACACTGGAAAAAGAAATTGAGTACCGCGGGAACGATATTGTCAGTTTGCGCCGCCGCATGGAACAGGCACAGGCAGAACTGCAAAAAACCGAAGCGGAAATCCGCGAGTTGGCAACAAGCAACACCCTCAGCGACAGCGAGTTATTGAGCCTCTACGAAGAAAAAGAGAGCATAGAAGCCGCCGTTCGCGAAGCCGAACAGGATTATTTTGCCGCCCGCGGCAGCATCGCCGAAACTGAAAAGGAAATTCGCGAGCTGCGCCGCCGCCGCGAAACATCCGACCAACTCATCGCCGAGATGAACAACCGCCTCAACGAAGCCCGCCTGCAAACCGCATCGCTCAAAGAACGGCTTTCCGTTGAGTTTGAAATTGATTTAGAGGCAGTGATGAACGCGCCCGACCTCATCCTCAGCGATTTGAGTGAGGAGTTCCTGCGCGAAGAACAGCAAAAATGCAAGGAACGCATTGAGCGCATCGGGGCAATCAACCCCATGGCAATGGAGGCATACAACGAAATTAAACAACGCTACGACTTCATCAACGAACAGAAAAACGACCTGCTGACCGCCAAAGCCTCTTTGCTGCAAACCATTGACGAAATAGATGCCATTGCCCGTAAACAATTTTTGGAATCTTTTGAGCAAATCCGTGCTAACTTCATTCGCGTGTTCCGTTCGCTGTTTTCCGAAGAGGACACCTGCGATTTGATTTTGTTAGACCCCGAAAACCCGTTAGAGTCGGCAATTGACATTATGGCAAAGCCCAAAGGCAAGCGTCCGCTTACGATTAACCAGCTTTCGGGGGGCGAAAAAACCCTCACCGCTACGTCGCTGCTGTTTGCCATTTACCTGTTGCGCCCCGCGCCTTTCTGTATTTTTGACGAAGTGGACGCACCGTTAGACGACGCCAATATTGACAAGTTTAACAATATTATCCGCAAGTTTGCCGATAATTCGCAGTTCATCATTGTAACGCACAACAAGCGCACCATGTCCGCCACCGATGTTATGTACGGCGTAACCATGTTGGAACAGGGTGTTTCGCGGGTCGTACCCGTAGATTTGCGGGCATTGGCAGAGTAG